A genomic window from Sphingomonas taxi includes:
- a CDS encoding response regulator transcription factor: MSRKILIVEDDSSTAAYLAKGLSEGGYSVESARDGRDGLFLASEGIFDLIIADRMLPGLDGLSMVSAIRAAGIATPVLVLSALAAVDDRVDGLKAGADDYLCKPFSFAELSARIEALVRRSDRVATEPTKTKLAVGDLEIDLLARHVTRAGRNIPLGAREFNLLEFLARHAGQVVTRTMMLEKIWNYHFDPGSNVVDVHIGRLRRKLEDGFASPILHTVRGAGYRLAADPV, translated from the coding sequence GTGAGCCGCAAGATCCTGATCGTCGAGGATGACAGCTCGACCGCCGCCTATCTCGCCAAGGGCCTGTCCGAGGGCGGTTATTCCGTCGAATCGGCGCGCGATGGCCGCGACGGCCTGTTCCTCGCCAGCGAGGGCATCTTCGATCTCATCATCGCCGACCGCATGCTGCCCGGCCTCGACGGCCTCTCGATGGTCAGCGCGATCCGCGCGGCGGGGATCGCGACGCCGGTGCTCGTCCTCTCCGCACTCGCCGCGGTCGACGATCGCGTCGACGGGCTCAAGGCCGGCGCCGACGATTATCTCTGCAAGCCCTTCTCCTTCGCCGAACTGTCCGCGCGGATCGAGGCGTTGGTCCGCCGCAGCGACCGCGTCGCCACCGAGCCGACCAAGACCAAGCTTGCGGTCGGCGATCTCGAGATCGACCTGCTCGCCCGCCACGTCACCCGCGCCGGCCGCAACATCCCGCTCGGCGCGCGCGAATTCAACCTGCTCGAATTCCTCGCCCGCCATGCCGGACAGGTGGTGACGCGGACGATGATGCTCGAGAAGATCTGGAATTATCACTTCGATCCGGGCTCGAACGTCGTCGACGTCCATATCGGCCGTCTGCGTCGCAAGCTCGAGGACGGCTTCGCCTCGCCGATCCTCCACACGGTGCGGGGCGCCGGCTACCGGCTTGCCGCCGATCCCGTCTGA
- the rplE gene encoding 50S ribosomal protein L5, protein MADAAYKPRMKGIYEDTIVKAMVEKFGYKNVNEIPRIEKIVLNMGVGEATQDKKRVDQAASEMELIAGQKPVITKAKKSIAQFKLREGMPIGVKVTLRRERMYEFLDRFITIALPRVRDFRGLNPKSFDGRGNYACGIKEQIVFPEINYDRIDKVRGMDVIVTTTAKTDDEARELLRLFGFPFPQPEAEQQKQAA, encoded by the coding sequence ATGGCTGATGCAGCCTACAAGCCCCGCATGAAGGGCATCTACGAGGACACGATCGTCAAGGCGATGGTCGAGAAGTTCGGCTATAAGAACGTCAACGAGATCCCCCGGATCGAGAAGATCGTCCTCAACATGGGCGTCGGCGAGGCCACCCAGGACAAGAAGCGCGTCGACCAGGCCGCTTCCGAAATGGAGCTGATCGCCGGCCAGAAGCCCGTGATCACCAAGGCGAAGAAGTCGATCGCGCAGTTCAAGCTGCGTGAGGGCATGCCGATCGGCGTGAAGGTCACCCTTCGCCGCGAGCGCATGTACGAATTCCTCGACCGTTTCATCACGATCGCTCTTCCCCGCGTCCGCGATTTTCGCGGCCTCAACCCGAAGAGCTTCGACGGCCGTGGCAATTACGCCTGCGGCATCAAGGAGCAGATCGTGTTCCCCGAGATCAACTATGACCGCATCGACAAGGTGCGCGGCATGGACGTGATCGTCACCACCACGGCGAAGACCGACGACGAGGCGCGCGAGCTGCTCCGTCTCTTCGGTTTCCCGTTCCCTCAGCCCGAGGCTGAGCAGCAGAAGCAGGCTGCGTGA
- the rplX gene encoding 50S ribosomal protein L24, with amino-acid sequence MAAAKIKKGDQVIVLSGKDKGKTGTVTLAMPKDGKVVVGGVNVATRHRKPTQANPQGGLEKIEAPLHISKVAHVTADGKPTRVRFETQDGKKVRVAVKTGDKIDG; translated from the coding sequence ATGGCCGCCGCGAAGATCAAGAAGGGTGACCAGGTCATCGTCCTGTCCGGCAAGGACAAGGGCAAGACCGGCACCGTGACCCTGGCGATGCCGAAGGACGGCAAGGTCGTCGTCGGCGGCGTCAACGTCGCGACGCGTCACCGCAAGCCGACCCAGGCGAACCCGCAGGGCGGTCTCGAGAAGATCGAGGCGCCGTTGCACATCTCGAAGGTCGCGCACGTGACCGCCGACGGCAAGCCCACCCGCGTCCGCTTCGAGACGCAGGACGGCAAGAAGGTCCGCGTGGCCGTGAAGACGGGGGACAAGATCGATGGCTGA
- the rplN gene encoding 50S ribosomal protein L14 has product MIQMQSNLDVADNSGAKRVQCIKVLGGSKRRTATVGDIIVVSIKEAQPRGKVKKGDVHRAVIVRTAKDIHRADGSTIRFDGNAAVLVNKNEEPIGTRIFGPVVRELRGKKHMKIISLAPEVL; this is encoded by the coding sequence ATGATCCAGATGCAATCCAATCTCGACGTCGCTGACAACAGTGGCGCGAAGCGGGTGCAGTGCATCAAGGTGCTGGGCGGCTCGAAGCGTCGTACCGCCACCGTCGGCGACATCATCGTCGTCAGCATCAAGGAAGCACAGCCCCGCGGCAAGGTGAAGAAGGGTGACGTGCATCGCGCGGTCATCGTCCGCACCGCCAAGGACATCCACCGTGCCGATGGCTCGACCATCCGCTTCGACGGCAACGCCGCCGTCCTGGTCAACAAGAACGAGGAGCCGATCGGCACCCGTATCTTCGGCCCGGTCGTGCGCGAGCTGCGTGGCAAGAAGCACATGAAGATCATCTCTCTCGCTCCCGAGGTGCTGTAA
- a CDS encoding queuosine precursor transporter, which yields MGERGERAIDAAAMRGQAFRYYDFVMAAFVAILLLSNVIGAGKVAQIVLPGIGPWPFGAGILFFPVSYVIGDVLTEVYGYARARRVIWAGTAAVVFMAFMSWVVVALPPAPSWGNQAAYATIFGQVPRIVLASVCAFWAGEFVNSYVMARMKVRTAGRHLWMRTIGSTVLGEGVDSLIFYPLAFLGAAGFTPALVVKVMLTQWTLKVAWEVILTPVTYVVVAALKRAEGVDVFDRATDFTPFRTGV from the coding sequence ATGGGCGAGCGGGGCGAACGGGCGATCGATGCCGCGGCGATGCGCGGGCAGGCGTTCCGCTATTACGACTTTGTCATGGCGGCGTTCGTCGCGATCCTGTTGCTGTCCAATGTGATCGGCGCAGGCAAAGTGGCGCAGATCGTGCTGCCCGGCATCGGGCCATGGCCGTTCGGCGCGGGCATCCTGTTCTTTCCGGTGAGTTACGTGATCGGCGACGTGCTGACCGAAGTCTATGGCTATGCGCGGGCACGGCGGGTGATCTGGGCGGGCACCGCCGCGGTGGTGTTCATGGCGTTCATGAGCTGGGTGGTGGTCGCGCTGCCGCCGGCGCCGAGCTGGGGCAATCAGGCCGCCTATGCGACGATCTTCGGCCAGGTGCCGCGAATCGTGCTGGCGAGCGTCTGCGCCTTCTGGGCGGGTGAGTTCGTCAATTCCTACGTCATGGCGCGGATGAAGGTGCGTACCGCGGGCAGGCATCTGTGGATGCGGACGATCGGTTCGACGGTGCTCGGCGAAGGCGTGGACAGCCTGATCTTCTATCCGCTCGCCTTCCTCGGCGCGGCGGGGTTCACGCCGGCGCTGGTGGTCAAGGTGATGCTGACGCAATGGACGCTCAAGGTGGCGTGGGAGGTGATCCTGACGCCCGTCACCTATGTCGTCGTGGCGGCGCTGAAGCGCGCCGAGGGCGTCGACGTCTTTGACCGGGCGACCGACTTCACGCCGTTCCGGACGGGGGTCTGA
- the rplR gene encoding 50S ribosomal protein L18: MTKGLSLFAKRRRRNRTALKARSGTRPRLSIHRSGKHMYAQVIDDVAGKTVASASTLEKDVRDTSGANIAAATAVGTRVAEAAKAAGVTQVVFDRGGFLFHGRVKALAEAARAAGLEF; encoded by the coding sequence ATGACCAAGGGTCTCTCTCTTTTCGCGAAGCGCCGTCGGCGCAACCGTACCGCGCTGAAGGCACGTTCGGGCACCCGCCCGCGGCTGTCGATCCATCGCTCGGGCAAGCACATGTATGCCCAGGTGATCGACGACGTCGCCGGCAAGACCGTCGCTTCGGCCTCGACGCTGGAGAAGGACGTGCGCGACACGTCCGGCGCCAACATCGCGGCAGCGACCGCCGTCGGCACCCGCGTGGCGGAGGCGGCGAAGGCCGCCGGCGTGACGCAGGTCGTGTTCGATCGTGGCGGCTTCCTGTTCCACGGCCGCGTCAAGGCGCTGGCTGAGGCGGCGCGTGCCGCCGGATTGGAGTTCTAA
- the secY gene encoding preprotein translocase subunit SecY, producing the protein MASAADQMAQSISLAKFAQATDLKKRLWFTIGALIVFRLLSYVPLPGIDPTALGLLSQRTTGGVLDFFNTFSGGSLSRMSLIALGVMPYITASIVVQLSTSLSPQLAAIKKEGESGRKKLNQYTRYGTVALTAIQGYFIAVGLEALSASNGLAAVIEPGMTFRVAAVVSLIGGTMFLMWLGEQITSRGIGNGVSLIIMAGIVAHLPTTLVNLLEGGRSGSIDAVRLIGIIIAVVALILFICFMERAQRRILIQYPKRQTQRGMQADRSHLPLKINTAGVIPPIFASSLLLMPLTISQFAGQRVAGQSKWGDFIITLNQYLAHGQPVYMALYAAGIIFFSFFYTAVVFNPEETADNLKRYGGFIPGIRPGKNTENYFDYVLTRITVIGAAYLTIICLLPEYLVSALSIPFYLGGTSLLIVVNVTMDTVTQIQSHLLAHQYGDLIKKAKLKGGRLR; encoded by the coding sequence ATGGCATCCGCAGCCGATCAGATGGCGCAAAGCATCAGCCTCGCGAAGTTCGCGCAGGCGACCGACCTCAAGAAGCGGTTGTGGTTCACGATCGGCGCGCTGATCGTCTTCCGGCTGCTGAGCTACGTGCCGCTGCCGGGCATCGACCCGACCGCTTTGGGCCTGCTCAGCCAGCGCACCACGGGCGGTGTGCTCGACTTCTTCAACACCTTCTCGGGCGGGTCGCTCAGCCGCATGTCGCTGATCGCGCTCGGCGTGATGCCCTATATCACCGCGTCGATCGTCGTGCAGCTGTCGACCTCGCTGTCGCCGCAGCTCGCCGCGATCAAGAAGGAAGGCGAATCGGGCCGCAAGAAGCTCAACCAATACACCCGCTACGGCACCGTCGCGCTGACCGCGATCCAGGGCTATTTCATCGCCGTCGGGCTCGAGGCGCTGAGCGCGAGCAACGGCCTCGCCGCGGTGATCGAGCCGGGCATGACCTTTCGCGTCGCCGCGGTGGTCTCGCTGATCGGCGGCACGATGTTCCTGATGTGGCTCGGCGAGCAGATCACCAGCCGCGGCATCGGCAACGGCGTCAGCCTCATCATCATGGCCGGCATCGTCGCGCATCTGCCGACCACGCTCGTCAACCTGCTCGAAGGCGGCCGGTCGGGATCGATCGACGCGGTGCGGCTGATCGGCATCATCATCGCGGTCGTCGCGCTGATCCTGTTCATCTGCTTCATGGAGCGCGCGCAGCGCCGCATCCTGATCCAATATCCCAAGCGCCAGACGCAGCGCGGCATGCAGGCCGATCGCAGCCATCTGCCGCTCAAGATCAACACCGCGGGCGTGATCCCGCCGATCTTCGCCTCGTCGCTGCTGCTGATGCCGCTGACGATCAGCCAGTTCGCGGGCCAGCGCGTCGCCGGCCAGTCGAAATGGGGTGACTTCATCATCACCCTCAACCAGTATCTGGCGCACGGCCAGCCGGTGTACATGGCGCTCTACGCCGCCGGCATCATCTTCTTCTCGTTCTTCTACACCGCCGTCGTCTTCAATCCCGAAGAGACCGCGGACAACCTCAAGCGCTATGGCGGATTCATCCCCGGCATCCGCCCGGGCAAGAACACCGAGAATTACTTCGATTACGTGCTGACCCGCATCACCGTGATCGGCGCGGCCTATCTGACGATCATCTGCCTGTTGCCCGAATATCTGGTGTCGGCGCTGTCGATCCCCTTCTATCTCGGCGGCACCAGCCTGCTGATCGTCGTCAACGTGACAATGGACACGGTGACGCAGATCCAGAGCCATCTGCTCGCGCATCAATATGGCGATCTCATCAAGAAGGCGAAGCTAAAGGGCGGGCGTCTCCGCTAA
- the rpsE gene encoding 30S ribosomal protein S5, with translation MADENNVQPAAAEGAPQEANSAPQGGQQGGFGGPGGGRGGPPRGGRGGGGGGRGPGGPGGNRGGRDGGRGRDNRGGRPGQDDGGEELIEKLVHINRVSKTVKGGKRFGFAALVVVGDGKGRVGFGHGKAREVPEAISKATAAAKKAMVRVPLKDGRTLHHDGNGHFGAGRVTLRSAPQGTGIIAGGPMRAIFESLGVADVVTKSVGTSNPYNMIRATFEALGEQTSPKSVAQRRGKKIADLLGRGGSQTAEADAAAVVE, from the coding sequence ATGGCTGACGAGAACAACGTGCAGCCCGCAGCGGCTGAAGGCGCTCCCCAGGAGGCCAATTCGGCGCCGCAGGGCGGCCAGCAGGGCGGCTTCGGCGGTCCCGGTGGTGGTCGCGGCGGTCCGCCGCGCGGCGGTCGTGGTGGTGGCGGCGGTGGCCGTGGTCCCGGCGGTCCCGGTGGCAATCGCGGTGGTCGTGACGGCGGTCGCGGTCGCGACAATCGTGGCGGTCGTCCCGGCCAGGATGACGGCGGCGAAGAGCTGATCGAGAAGCTGGTCCACATCAACCGCGTCTCGAAGACGGTGAAGGGCGGCAAGCGCTTCGGCTTCGCCGCACTGGTCGTCGTTGGTGACGGCAAGGGCCGCGTCGGCTTCGGTCACGGCAAGGCGCGCGAAGTGCCGGAAGCCATCTCCAAGGCCACTGCGGCCGCGAAGAAGGCGATGGTCCGCGTTCCCCTGAAGGACGGTCGCACGCTGCATCACGACGGCAACGGTCACTTCGGTGCCGGTCGCGTGACGCTCCGTTCGGCCCCGCAGGGCACCGGCATCATCGCGGGTGGCCCGATGCGCGCCATCTTCGAGAGCCTCGGCGTTGCCGACGTGGTGACCAAGTCGGTCGGCACGTCCAACCCCTACAACATGATCCGCGCCACGTTCGAGGCACTGGGTGAGCAGACTTCGCCGAAGTCGGTCGCGCAGCGTCGTGGCAAGAAGATCGCCGACCTGCTCGGCCGCGGTGGTTCGCAGACCGCCGAGGCGGACGCAGCGGCCGTCGTGGAGTAA
- a CDS encoding adenylate kinase, with amino-acid sequence MNIILLGPPGAGKGTQAQRLMATRGMQQLSTGDMLRAAVKAGTPVGQQAKAVMEAGELVSDAIVSALIGERLDQGVGGGAIFDGYPRTAAQAVALDELLEARGLTLDHVIELEVDEAALIERVEGRYTCANCGEGYHDRFKRPKVEGVCDVCGSTAFKRRPDDNAETVQTRMAEYRAKTAPILPIYQARGLVERVNGMADIDHVSQAIAAILDG; translated from the coding sequence GTGAACATCATCCTTCTCGGACCGCCAGGAGCGGGCAAGGGCACCCAGGCGCAGCGGCTGATGGCCACGCGCGGGATGCAGCAATTGTCGACCGGCGACATGCTGCGCGCCGCGGTCAAGGCGGGCACGCCGGTCGGCCAGCAGGCGAAGGCGGTGATGGAGGCGGGCGAGCTCGTCTCGGACGCGATCGTCTCGGCGCTGATCGGCGAGCGGCTCGACCAGGGCGTCGGGGGCGGGGCGATCTTCGACGGCTATCCGCGCACCGCCGCGCAGGCCGTCGCGCTCGACGAATTGCTCGAGGCGCGCGGCCTGACGCTCGACCATGTCATCGAGCTGGAGGTCGACGAGGCCGCGCTGATCGAGCGCGTCGAGGGCCGCTATACCTGTGCCAATTGCGGCGAGGGCTATCACGACCGCTTCAAGCGCCCGAAGGTCGAGGGCGTCTGCGACGTCTGCGGCTCGACCGCGTTCAAGCGCCGCCCCGACGACAATGCCGAGACGGTGCAGACGCGCATGGCCGAATATCGCGCCAAGACCGCGCCGATCCTGCCGATCTATCAGGCGCGCGGACTGGTCGAGCGCGTCAACGGCATGGCCGACATCGATCATGTCTCGCAGGCGATCGCGGCGATCCTCGACGGGTAA
- the rplP gene encoding 50S ribosomal protein L16: MLQPKRTKFRKAFKGRIHGDAKGGTSLNFGSYGLKAMEPDRITARQIEAARRAITRHIKRQGRLWIRIFPDVPVSSKPAEVRMGSGKGSPEFWAARVKPGRILFELDGVEGKIAAEAFERAAMKLPIKVKVVARLGDTSHLGGE, from the coding sequence ATGTTGCAGCCAAAGCGCACCAAATTCCGCAAGGCCTTCAAGGGCCGCATCCATGGCGACGCCAAGGGTGGCACCAGCCTCAACTTCGGGTCGTACGGCCTGAAGGCGATGGAGCCGGACCGGATCACCGCACGCCAGATCGAGGCGGCCCGCCGCGCGATCACGCGTCACATCAAGCGCCAGGGGCGTTTGTGGATCCGCATCTTCCCGGACGTCCCCGTCTCGTCGAAGCCGGCCGAAGTCCGCATGGGCTCGGGCAAGGGTTCGCCCGAATTCTGGGCCGCCCGCGTCAAGCCGGGCCGGATCCTGTTCGAGCTCGACGGCGTCGAAGGCAAGATCGCCGCTGAGGCGTTCGAGCGTGCCGCGATGAAGCTCCCGATCAAAGTCAAGGTCGTCGCCCGCCTGGGTGACACCAGCCACCTCGGAGGCGAGTGA
- the rpmC gene encoding 50S ribosomal protein L29, whose translation MAKSDFLSQSDDQLSESLGQLKREQFNLRFQAATNQLEKPSRVKEVRRDIARIKTLQAQRTSAAAAK comes from the coding sequence ATGGCCAAGTCCGATTTTCTTAGCCAGAGCGACGATCAGCTGTCCGAGAGCCTCGGCCAGCTGAAGCGCGAGCAGTTCAACCTCCGCTTCCAGGCGGCGACGAACCAGCTCGAGAAGCCGAGCCGCGTCAAGGAAGTCCGTCGCGACATCGCGCGGATCAAGACCCTCCAGGCGCAGCGCACCAGCGCCGCGGCTGCCAAGTAA
- a CDS encoding sensor histidine kinase has protein sequence MRLSVTARIALLSIALALISNLVLVGFVWKQTDAAVVGTVRRETIEQSDAMRAIYRADGLAAVIEAIEHARVAGDTALLLAVLDRNGNRVAGYAPAHVGIPLVPSQFRIADFDTSEATNDIGYTLRPIGDHWLLTGRRLDLVEAERNAIEGALAVAVLLSLILGIGAGLVLARYVGLRLNRIAAVIGAAGEGDLSRRVPVAPARRDAFDRLGHQLNLMLGKLERLMVELRVVTDSMAHDLRSPLTRLRTKTEQAVLIADPAAREAALGGLLVETDLVMRMLTMVIEISRSESVSRDRFILVEPAELVEEIAELYEPVAEEAGLDFTVAIDASAPAMPLHRELLSQAITNLIDNALKHAASGGVLTLRLVCHAQEIAIQVEDRGTGIAEADRAQALKRFGRLDAARTTPGAGLGMALIEAVARLHNGRFELADNVPGLIARIVLPVH, from the coding sequence ATGCGCCTGTCCGTCACCGCCCGCATCGCCCTGTTGTCGATCGCGCTCGCGCTGATCTCCAACCTCGTGCTCGTCGGCTTCGTCTGGAAGCAGACCGACGCCGCGGTGGTCGGCACCGTCCGGCGCGAAACGATCGAACAGTCGGATGCGATGCGTGCGATCTACCGCGCCGACGGGCTGGCCGCGGTGATCGAGGCGATCGAACACGCCCGCGTCGCCGGCGACACCGCCCTGCTGCTCGCGGTGCTCGACCGCAACGGCAATCGCGTCGCCGGCTACGCCCCCGCGCATGTCGGCATTCCGCTCGTCCCCAGCCAGTTCCGCATCGCCGATTTCGACACCAGCGAGGCGACCAACGACATCGGCTATACGCTGCGCCCGATCGGCGACCACTGGCTGCTGACCGGCCGCCGCCTCGATCTGGTCGAGGCGGAGCGCAACGCGATCGAGGGCGCGCTCGCGGTCGCGGTGCTGCTGTCGCTGATCCTCGGCATCGGGGCCGGGCTGGTGCTCGCGCGCTACGTCGGTCTGCGCCTCAACCGGATCGCCGCGGTGATCGGGGCGGCGGGGGAGGGCGACCTGTCCCGCCGGGTCCCCGTCGCACCGGCGCGGCGCGACGCGTTCGACCGGCTCGGCCATCAGCTCAACCTGATGCTCGGCAAGCTCGAACGGCTGATGGTCGAATTGCGGGTCGTCACCGACAGTATGGCGCACGACCTGCGCTCGCCGCTCACCCGGCTGCGCACCAAGACCGAGCAGGCGGTGCTGATCGCCGACCCCGCGGCGCGCGAGGCGGCGCTCGGCGGGCTGCTGGTCGAGACCGACCTCGTCATGCGCATGCTGACGATGGTGATCGAGATCAGTCGCTCCGAATCGGTGTCGCGCGACCGGTTCATCCTCGTCGAACCCGCCGAACTGGTCGAGGAGATCGCCGAACTCTACGAGCCGGTGGCGGAGGAGGCGGGGCTCGACTTCACCGTCGCGATCGACGCCTCCGCGCCGGCGATGCCGCTGCACCGCGAATTGCTCAGCCAGGCGATCACCAATCTCATCGACAATGCGCTCAAACATGCCGCGAGCGGGGGCGTGCTGACGCTGCGCCTCGTCTGCCACGCGCAGGAGATCGCGATCCAGGTCGAGGATCGCGGCACCGGCATCGCCGAAGCCGACCGCGCGCAGGCGCTCAAGCGTTTCGGCCGGCTCGACGCGGCGCGGACGACGCCGGGCGCGGGCCTCGGCATGGCGCTGATCGAGGCGGTCGCGCGGCTCCACAACGGCCGGTTCGAACTGGCGGACAACGTGCCGGGTCTCATCGCGCGCATCGTGCTGCCGGTCCATTGA
- the rplF gene encoding 50S ribosomal protein L6, which produces MSRIGKKPIALPAGVTPTINDGIISVKGPKGTLTMPLRDEISYTLEDGGIQVQPANDTKRARAFWGMQRTMVQNLVTGVTDGFTKKLLITGVGYRAAAQGRNLKLQLGYSHDVNIDVPEGIEVKTPDATTVEISGSDKQKVGQLAAEIRQWRKPEPYKGKGIKYDGEFIFRKEGKKK; this is translated from the coding sequence ATGAGCCGCATTGGTAAGAAGCCGATCGCCTTGCCGGCCGGCGTGACCCCGACGATCAACGACGGCATCATCAGCGTGAAGGGCCCCAAGGGCACCCTCACCATGCCGCTCCGCGACGAGATCAGCTACACGCTCGAGGACGGCGGCATCCAGGTGCAGCCGGCCAACGACACCAAGCGCGCGCGCGCGTTCTGGGGCATGCAGCGGACGATGGTGCAGAACCTGGTCACCGGTGTGACCGACGGCTTCACCAAGAAGCTGCTGATCACCGGCGTCGGCTACCGTGCCGCCGCACAGGGTCGTAACCTCAAGCTGCAGCTCGGCTACAGCCACGACGTCAACATCGACGTGCCGGAAGGCATCGAGGTCAAGACGCCGGACGCGACGACCGTCGAGATCAGCGGTTCCGACAAGCAGAAGGTCGGCCAGCTGGCCGCCGAGATCCGTCAGTGGCGCAAGCCCGAGCCGTACAAGGGCAAGGGCATCAAGTACGACGGCGAGTTCATCTTCCGCAAGGAAGGGAAGAAGAAGTAA
- the rpsQ gene encoding 30S ribosomal protein S17: MPKRVLTGLIVSDKGDKTVVVNVERKVKHPLYGKIIRRSKKYHAHDEANEYKQGETVRIEETAPISKLKTWKVVDRVNTHATPERVDVDA, from the coding sequence ATGCCGAAGCGCGTGCTGACCGGACTGATCGTGTCCGACAAGGGCGACAAGACGGTGGTCGTGAACGTGGAGCGCAAGGTCAAGCACCCGCTCTACGGCAAGATCATCCGTCGCTCGAAGAAGTACCACGCCCATGACGAGGCGAACGAGTACAAGCAGGGTGAAACCGTGCGGATCGAAGAGACCGCACCGATCTCCAAGCTGAAGACCTGGAAGGTCGTCGATCGGGTCAACACCCATGCGACGCCCGAGCGGGTCGACGTCGACGCATAA
- the rpsN gene encoding 30S ribosomal protein S14 produces the protein MAKLSSINKNERRKKLVKQYAPKLAKLKAMANDQSLDESERLIARLKMAELPRNANPTRIRNRCEITGRPRAYYRKFRLARVMLRDLANKGMIPGLTKSSW, from the coding sequence ATGGCGAAACTGAGTTCGATCAACAAGAATGAGCGTCGCAAGAAGCTTGTGAAGCAATATGCTCCCAAGCTGGCGAAGCTGAAGGCGATGGCGAATGACCAGAGCCTCGACGAGAGCGAGCGTCTGATCGCTCGCCTCAAGATGGCGGAACTGCCGCGCAACGCGAACCCGACCCGCATCCGCAACCGGTGCGAGATCACGGGCCGCCCGCGCGCTTATTACCGCAAGTTCCGTCTCGCACGCGTGATGCTCCGTGATCTGGCCAATAAGGGCATGATCCCCGGTCTCACCAAGTCGAGCTGGTAA
- the rplO gene encoding 50S ribosomal protein L15 has translation MKLNELRDNQGARKSKIRVGRGIGSGKGKTGGRGQKGQKSREGVSIAGFEGGQMPLHMRLPKRGFNNIFAKDYAEVNTGAIQKAIDAGKLSTDGTIDQAALKAAGLVRGGKDGVRLLAKGELTTKLAFHVAGASAGARAQVEKTGGSLDIPTIVPAAEKAAAKKGVQYKARQEKKASFKA, from the coding sequence ATGAAGCTCAACGAACTCCGCGACAACCAGGGTGCCCGCAAGTCCAAGATCCGCGTCGGACGCGGCATCGGTTCGGGCAAGGGCAAGACCGGCGGCCGCGGCCAGAAGGGTCAGAAGAGCCGCGAGGGCGTCAGCATCGCCGGCTTCGAGGGCGGCCAGATGCCGCTCCACATGCGTCTGCCCAAGCGCGGCTTCAACAACATCTTCGCCAAGGATTATGCCGAGGTGAACACCGGCGCGATCCAGAAGGCGATCGACGCGGGCAAGCTGTCGACCGACGGCACGATCGACCAGGCGGCGCTGAAGGCGGCCGGCCTCGTCCGTGGCGGCAAGGACGGCGTCCGTCTGCTTGCCAAGGGTGAGCTGACCACCAAGCTCGCCTTCCACGTCGCCGGTGCGTCGGCGGGTGCGCGCGCGCAGGTCGAGAAGACCGGCGGTTCGCTCGACATCCCGACGATCGTCCCCGCCGCCGAGAAGGCCGCCGCCAAGAAGGGCGTGCAGTACAAGGCGCGTCAGGAAAAGAAGGCGTCGTTCAAGGCGTAA
- the rpmD gene encoding 50S ribosomal protein L30 encodes MATIKIKQTGSPIRRTKDQRATLIGLGLNKMHKVSELEDSPEVRGMIRKVAHMIEVQG; translated from the coding sequence ATGGCGACGATCAAGATCAAGCAGACCGGTTCGCCGATCCGCCGCACCAAGGATCAGCGCGCGACGCTGATCGGCCTCGGCCTCAACAAGATGCACAAGGTCTCGGAGCTGGAAGACAGCCCCGAGGTCCGCGGGATGATCCGCAAGGTTGCACATATGATCGAGGTACAGGGCTGA
- the rpsH gene encoding 30S ribosomal protein S8: MAVTDPLGDLLTRIRNGQRAKKDSVLSPASKLRIRVLDVLQREGYIRGYSDEQMGPAAGVRIELKYFEGQPAIKHVARVSKPGRRVYSGSQELPRVRNGLGITIVSTPRGVLSDAEAREQNVGGEVLAEVF, from the coding sequence ATGGCAGTGACCGATCCCCTGGGTGATTTGCTCACCCGCATCCGCAACGGCCAGCGCGCGAAGAAGGACTCCGTCCTCTCGCCGGCGTCGAAGCTGCGCATCCGCGTGCTCGACGTGCTGCAGCGCGAAGGCTATATCCGTGGCTATAGCGACGAGCAGATGGGCCCCGCAGCGGGCGTCCGCATCGAGCTGAAGTATTTCGAGGGCCAGCCGGCGATCAAGCATGTCGCCCGCGTCTCGAAGCCCGGCCGTCGCGTCTATTCCGGCTCACAGGAACTTCCCCGCGTCCGCAACGGCCTCGGCATCACCATCGTCTCGACGCCTCGTGGCGTTCTGTCCGACGCGGAAGCGCGCGAGCAGAATGTCGGCGGCGAAGTGCTCGCGGAGGTCTTCTGA